The following is a genomic window from Bacteroides sp..
TTTTTGGGGTATTTTGTTGGCACCATAGAGGTGCTGGGCGGGCTGCTGGTGCTTATCGGGCTGCTGACGCGCTTTGCCTCCATCCCCCTTTTGGTGATCATGAGCGTGGCCCTATACACCACCAAGCTGCCCATGTTTTCGCTGGAAGGCTTCTGGACCATGATGCACGCCTCGCGCACCGACCTGGCCATGACGCTGGGCTCGCTGTTTTTGCTGGTGATGGGCGCAGGGGCCTTTTCGTTCGACCGACTGCTGATGCGAAGGATGGGTAAGATAAAAGGACGGGATTTTACAAAGCCTGACTGGATCTGAGGATTCATGCCGAACCCGGGCAGCTTGCTGTTGAAAAATTTTTCAGGCGGGGAAACCCCTTTCCCCGGACCCTGTCCTATCCCTTAAGGATTTAATCTCAACGCCAGTTCCGCCACGCGCCGGCCCAGGGCCTCTCCTTTCTGGATGAACTGCGGGGCCAGGCCTTCGGTTTGATCGAAGGGCGCTTCGCCCACGATGGCTGAAGCCCCGAAGGGAGCAGTCCAGTCGGGTCCGCCCACCACGATCATCCCAAAGATCAGCATCGAATGCAGGATATTCATCTGCGTGAGCTCCTCCCCTGCCGAGATACCCCCGGCAGTGACAAAGGCCGCCCCCAGCTTATCCTTCATAGGGGCGCCCTCAAAGGGCCAGGAAGCAATAAATGCCTGCACCGCCGGCGCCACATTGGCATTGTAAACGGGGCTGCCCACGATGATGGCAGCCGCCTCCAGCAAATCGGCCTGTGTGGTTTCCGCAATGGCTTTCAATACCACCTGCACCCCTTCAACCTCTGAGGCCCCCATGGCAACGGCCTCAGCCAATCCACGGGTGTTGCCCGTCTGGCTGTGATAGGTGATAA
Proteins encoded in this region:
- a CDS encoding DoxX family protein; the encoded protein is MIKKMIYTGNLASTLLIRLMVGVVFISEGVQKFLFPAIRGAGRFEAIGLPNPEFLGYFVGTIEVLGGLLVLIGLLTRFASIPLLVIMSVALYTTKLPMFSLEGFWTMMHASRTDLAMTLGSLFLLVMGAGAFSFDRLLMRRMGKIKGRDFTKPDWI
- a CDS encoding flavodoxin family protein, with the translated sequence MRKLFLSLLMLVLLIPALAQPKVLITYHSQTGNTRGLAEAVAMGASEVEGVQVVLKAIAETTQADLLEAAAIIVGSPVYNANVAPAVQAFIASWPFEGAPMKDKLGAAFVTAGGISAGEELTQMNILHSMLIFGMIVVGGPDWTAPFGASAIVGEAPFDQTEGLAPQFIQKGEALGRRVAELALRLNP